The genomic stretch CCCCATCGGCACGTCCGACATCAGCTGCCGTTTCACCGCGCCTGCCAGCACCTCGCGATAGGCTTCGCTCGCCTCATCGAAACTGCCGGTGAAGCGAGCATGCGTGGGCTCGATGTAACATCCGGTCGCCAGCCCGCCGCTCGCCGGTGAAAAGCGCAGCCAGTGCCCCGGCGGCAGCCGCTTCACCTCATGCAGCAGCGTATCGGGGGAGGGGACGTAACGCAGGGTCAGGAAGGTCTGCAGCGCCTCGCCATTCACCTCCGCTGCGAAGGGCGACAAGCTCCGCAAGGCGCGCATTTCATACGAAAACGCCAGCGCATCGCCCTTGTTGCGGTAATAAACCGGCTTGACGCCGAACGGGTCGCGCGCCAGGTAAAGGAGCCCCTGTTCCAGATCGGCCGCAGCGAAGGCGAACATGCCGTTCAACAGTGGCAATGTCGCCTCAAACCCATGTTGCGCGAGCATCTCCACCAAGGTTTCCGTGTCCGAATGGCCGCGAAACTCACCGCTCAGGCGCTTGCGCAGATCCATATGGTTGTAGATCTCGCCATTGAAGCTCACCACCCAGCGCCCGTTGCGGCTATGCATGGGTTGTGCGCCGGCTTCGCTCAACTCCACGATCGCCAGCCGCGTATGGCCGAACCACGCCGGCTTGCCGCCGAGCCTGCCGTTCCATTCCCCCTGTCCGTCCGGCCCGCGATGCGCCAGCACAGTCAACAGATCCTTGCTTTTAGTGGGTTTGCGTCCGGCAATGCCGATGATGCCGCACACGGTCAGTCCTTTTGCAGCACAAGGATGATGCCCGAGGATGTGTCGGTTTTCATATCCGCGCGGCTCACTGGCTCATCGCGATATTCCATGAATTTTTGCGAAAAGCATGGCGCCGACCATTTATAGGCCGCCTTCCAGGGATGCGTGCGGATGGCGGGGAACATGAATTTTTCGCCGAACTGAAACCCGTATTCACCGAAATAGGTGCGCGACACTTCCCGCAGCCCCGTCGGCTCGATCAGCCGCTTCTGCACGCCTTCCTTGTCGTAATGCCGCTGATAATAGGTCCCGCCTTCCGACTTCTCGCCATAAACCATGCCCTGACGGTAGAATTCCTTGGGGTAGCCTTCGTTCATCGGCGTTGTCAGGATATAGAGCCCGCCCGGTTTCAGCAGGCTGGCCGTATGCTTCATCGCCGCGCTGTCGAGCGGGGTGGGGAAGTGCTCGATCACCGAAATATTGGTGATGATATCGAACGGCGCCTCCGGCGTAAATGTCAGCGCGTCCTGCTCGAACACATGCAGGCGGGGGTTGCCCTTCATGCCGATGCGGCGTGCGTAATCAAACTGCTCCTGCACCCAGTCGCACTTATCCAGGCAGGAAACGTCCCACTTGCTATGCGCGAGCAAAAAGCTCGGCAGCACGGAATCCCCGGTGCCCACATCCAGGTAGCGCAGCGGCTCGTTGAATTTCTCCCGCAGCAGGTTGACGATGTAGCTCAATTCCGCCGTGCGCTCATAGCCGATGCTTTTGAGAATACGTTTCGGCCCGAGCTTGGAATTATGGCTCACCAGTTCACTGGCGGCGTTGGCGTTAATTTTTCTGGCGGTGGCTGCCATGGGTTGTCCCTTTTGCAGTGGCGAGTAGCAGGGCGCTGTTTGCGTAGCGCCAATAGGCCATTCCTTTCAGGAAAAAGGAAAGAAATGGATAATAACGGAATACATAACGCCCATCCCTTGCCTTCATTGGCCCGTTCAGGAAGCGGGCAATGGCCAGTGCCTTCTCCTCATGCCCATGCTGAAGGCAAAAGCCCAGCGCCTCGGCCATATCATAGGCATCGCGCTGATAGGGCACCGGCTTGTGGCTTTCCGAAAAAGGCCTGGGCAGCCCATCGGCATCAAAGAGATGAGCGAGATAATAGGCCGTGCCCTTATCCAGCGTCGCCTGCACCTGTTGTCTCAACGAAGGGTCTTTGACCAGTGGCAGGATGGAGCGGAGATTCTTCAGCACAAACGCCGTGTGGTAATGGTCCACAAACGGCTCTTCCGGCGCATATACCCATGCTCCATCCGCCCGTTGAATGCGGATAAGGAACATCAGCGCCTCCAGCCCCGCATCCAGAAACAGGCTGTCATCAAACCGCGCATGCGCCTTCAGCAGCAGCTTGGCGCGGTAACTCATCGCATTCACCACCACGCGCCGGTCGATGCAGGAATAACCCGTCACCAGCGTTCCCGTCGTCTCATCCAGCCACGACTGGTAATCCATCGTCGTATGCATCGCCATGGCGCGCAGGCTTTCTTCCAGCCTGTCTTTGCGCCGGTGCGGCAGCATGGCCTCGATAAAATCATAGGCATAGGAGGTTTGCGTGTGGCAGGGAGTCAGCGGCGGGATTTCGCCGCCCTTGCTCTCCCAGCGTATATGGATGCCGAACCCGAACCCATGTTTCGTTTCGGTCTTCAGTTTCATCAGCTGGTCCAGCATGCCGTTTGCCTGCATCAGGCAATGGTTGGCGGGCAATAATTTGCTCGGCATCAGGGTGATATAGGCAAGCCCCGCCTGCGCCAGGCAGATCGGGTGCTGCCGTCTGCGTGCCCACACATGACGAATGGCGGGAAACACCAGGTCCAGCGCTTCCAGCGGAACGGCCAGCGCCATGCCCCATTTATGTTGCCGCCACATGCTCCGCGCATAGCGGCCATACGCATGGTCATACAAATCAGCCGGGTCCACATCCTGAAGGCCGCGGGTGGAAATGGCATGGTCGAGCGAGGCGATGATCGCCCTGCATTCCGCCGTTACTGCCTCGCGCTGGCTCATTGCCAATGGTCCAGTTTCAGGTTGAACATCTCCGCTAACTTAGCGTTATGAGGGGCAAAATACTCGCGCAAAATATTCCGGGTGCTTTCCTGCATCGGAGGGTAGGAAAACGGTTCGATGTTCCGGTTGAGCAACGGCATGGTGATGTGATTGCTCACCCAGATGCGGAACCACTGGGGCGTAATCGCCCGGATAAGGCGCTTATGCGGTCCATCCACGGAAAGAAAAAACCGTTGCAGCCAGGCATGTTTCGGCATGCCTGCCGCATTGCTTTCAAACGAGGTGTTGAGGGTCATTCCCTGCCCCTGTTTTTCTGGCGGCAGCAGCACCTTCAACAGCCGATCCACCACCTTTTCCGGTGTTTTCTTTAGTTCGTCGCTCATCACCACATGCACATGGTCCGCGCCGAACAGTTCCACATAGGGCCGCAACTGCTGGGCATAATGCCCGTGGCTGAGATAGGTCAGTTCCGCCTGTTCCTGATAATTTCCATGCAGCCGCATGATCTCCTGCTGCAACGCGGACTCAAAACTGTCGATATTCTCCCACCCGTTGCGCCGTGCGTACCAATAGGCCGAATAGGCGCGGTCGATCGGGTTGCGCAGCACAGCGACGATGTGCATGTTCGGGTTGTAATCATGGATGCGCTGGGCCGATTGCGAAAAATACATCAGGTGCACATAGGCCCCACCCGCCACCGCCTCGCCCTTATAGTCCCGGTAGAAGGCCTCCAGGTAACGCGGCCCCTGCTGGTAAAACTCGTCCCGCGCGAAATAGTGGATTTCCTTTACTTTCGGCAAAAACACATCCGGATGCTGCGCCAGGTAGTCGTAAAGCGAGGTGGTGCCCGTCTTTTGCGCGCCGACAATCAGCATGTCCAGTTTTTGCAGCATAGGCCCCGTTCAATGTTCGGCGGTCATTTCGCCGACTGTCATTCTGTTAACAATCTTGTATTACGGGTAGCATCTTAGAAACGGACCCTTAACACACCATTACCATGCTTCTGCCGCGCCACGCGATTCACGGTTTTGCCCTTGTCATGCTGCTTCGCCTTGGCGGGGTAGGGCTGCAGCTTGCCATGTTCGTCTGGCTGGCGCATCGCGCCACGCCGGTGGATGTCGGACTTTATGCCATGGTCAATGGTTTCTGGATGGTGGCACGCTTCGTCGGCCCTCTGGGGTGGGACCACACCCTGCTGCGCGACATCCCTGCCTGCCTCACCCAGCAGCGGGAGGGCCAGGCCGCGGCGCTGGAACGTTTCGCCTTCCGCCGCGTGCTGTTGACCAATCTTCTCATCGGCCTTCTGTGCGGCTTGGGTGTGATGTTCTGGCCTGCGAAGGACTTGCCCATCCATACCCCGCTTCTGGCCACGGCCACCGCGCTCGGTATCATGGCCTACGGCATCATCGGCCTGGGCGCATCCCAGCTGCGCGCAAGGCACGAGCAGCTCTGGCCGCAATTGCCGGAAATGCTGCTGCTTCCCGGCATCGCGCTGGCCCTGTGGTTGCCCGCCGGTGCGGTAGGCACGCTGGACGGCACGCAGGCCGTCTGGTTGCAATCCTGCGCGGCCATATTCTGCGCCGGGCTGCATCTCTGGCGCTACCTGCGCCGCTATTACCGGCGAAACATCCGCCTGGAACCCCACCTGGCGCGGGAAGCCGCGGCCTTGACCCACCGCATGTTCGCCACCGCGCTGCTCACCGGTTTCAGCTCCCGTGCGCCGGTGCTGCTGGTGCCGCTGGTGCTGGGCCTTGCCGCCACCGCGCTGATGGAAACCGCCATGCGCTTCACCATGCCGCTGATGCTCTGCGGCTGGGGTGCCACCATGGTGGTCAGCCCCATGCTTTCCGCCCTTCATGCCGAAAAAAAGAAACAGGAACTGCACCAGATCTTCGCCCTCGGTGCCTGGCTGGCCTTCATACCCGCCGTCATCGGCCTGGTGCTGCTAATGCTGTTCGGCAAATGGCTGCTCGCCTGGCTGATGGGCCCATCCTACCTCCCGGCCTACAACGCCATGCTCCTGTTGGCGCTGGCCTGGGTGGTGAATGCCTCCACCGGCATGGCCAGCCGGTTGTTCATGATGACAGGACATGAGCGGGTCACACTGCTCTTCAGCCTGATTCAGGCACTGATACTGGCCTTCGGCGTGCCGCTGGGCGCGCGCTGGCAAGGCGTGGAGGGCGCGGCCTTCGCCGTGCTGATCGCCACATTGTTTCGTGACGGCGGTCTTAACATGCTAGTGCGGCGTTATGTCGGCATCGGCGCGGGCGTCTGGTCCCGCGAGGGTTGGCGTGCCGGGCTGGAACTGCCGAACCTGCTGCGCGAGGCGTTGCGTCGCCGCGCTTAGTCTTTCAAGGGCTTGCCGGGCTCAATCCCGCCCCACGCCATTGGCGCCACCACGGAAATGGACGTATCGGGCGATCCCTCAATGATGCGGGTGGTACGCGCTACATACACCAGCGATCCGTTACCTTGATCATAGATACGGTCGATTTCGAGCGATTTGAAAATGAGCGAGCGGCTTTCGTCGAACACCTCTTCCCCGCTTTCATCCATATCGATGCGTTTGGTGAAGGAAACCGGCCCCGTCTGCGAACAGGAAACGCTGGCAATCGAGGGATCTTCCGCCAGGCCG from bacterium encodes the following:
- a CDS encoding methyltransferase domain-containing protein, whose product is MAATARKINANAASELVSHNSKLGPKRILKSIGYERTAELSYIVNLLREKFNEPLRYLDVGTGDSVLPSFLLAHSKWDVSCLDKCDWVQEQFDYARRIGMKGNPRLHVFEQDALTFTPEAPFDIITNISVIEHFPTPLDSAAMKHTASLLKPGGLYILTTPMNEGYPKEFYRQGMVYGEKSEGGTYYQRHYDKEGVQKRLIEPTGLREVSRTYFGEYGFQFGEKFMFPAIRTHPWKAAYKWSAPCFSQKFMEYRDEPVSRADMKTDTSSGIILVLQKD
- a CDS encoding asparagine synthetase B; the encoded protein is MCGIIGIAGRKPTKSKDLLTVLAHRGPDGQGEWNGRLGGKPAWFGHTRLAIVELSEAGAQPMHSRNGRWVVSFNGEIYNHMDLRKRLSGEFRGHSDTETLVEMLAQHGFEATLPLLNGMFAFAAADLEQGLLYLARDPFGVKPVYYRNKGDALAFSYEMRALRSLSPFAAEVNGEALQTFLTLRYVPSPDTLLHEVKRLPPGHWLRFSPASGGLATGCYIEPTHARFTGSFDEASEAYREVLAGAVKRQLMSDVPMG